A stretch of the Lepidochelys kempii isolate rLepKem1 chromosome 15, rLepKem1.hap2, whole genome shotgun sequence genome encodes the following:
- the RNFT2 gene encoding E3 ubiquitin-protein ligase RNFT2 isoform X2 → MQRRHSSNTDSLPPERSRSQTVSSETSVEEGGVFEGLKSETPSPQQLFSGLAGIPSGTIPTTPFQSGLVLGSSAGGGDVFIQMPAPREEGSSRTEGAPFHHRQQPHHYHHGHHRGSSLLHMASGDRHGHAEDNPEDQPGTPAPALSELKAVICWLQKGLPFILILLAKVCFQHKLGIAVCIGMASTFAYANSTLREQVSLKEKRSVLIVFWILAFLLGNTLYLLYTFSSQQLYNSLIFLKPNLESLDFFDLMWTVGITDFVLKYLTISLKCLVVALPKIILAVKSKGKFYLVIEELSQLFRSLVPIQLWCKYIMGDDPSSSYFLGGILIILYSLCKSFDICGRVGSVRKALKILCTPQTYGVRATSQQCSEAGDICAICQVEFREPLILMCQHVFCEECLCLWFDREKTCPLCRSIAVETLRCWKDGTTSAHFQVY, encoded by the exons AAGCCGGAGTCAGACGGTCAGTTCTGAGACCAGCGTGGAGGAAGGTGGAGTTTTCGAAGGTTTGAAGTCCGAAACTCCCTCACCCCAGCAGCTCTTCTCGGGGCTGGCAGGCATCCCATCTGGTACCATCCCAACTACCCCATTCCAGTCAGGTTTGGTCCTGGGTTCCTCAGCAGGAGGCGGGGATGTGTTCATTCAGATGCCAGCCCCAAGGGAAGAAGGGTCCAGCCGAACAGAAGGAGCTCCATTCCACCACCGGCAGCAGCCCCATCACTATCACCATGGCCACCATCGGGGATCCTCTCTGCTGCACATGGCTAGTGGAGACCGACACGGACACGCAGAAGACAATCCTGAGGAccagcctgggactcctgcccctgccctctcGGAGCTGAAGGCTGTGATCTGCTGGCTCCAGAAGGGGCTTCCCTTCATCCTGATACTCCTGGCTAAAGTTTGTTTCCAGCATAAGCTTG GGATTGCTGTGTGCATTGGTATGGCCAGCACATTTGCATATGCTAACTCAACTCTCCGAGAACAGGTCTCTTTGAAG GAGAAGAGGTCGGTGCTGATTGTCTTCTGGATCCTGGCCTTCCTTCTGGGGAATACCTTATACTTGCTTTACACTTTCAGCTCCCAGCAGCTATACAACAG CCTGATATTTCTGAAACCCAACCTGGAGAGCCTGGATTTCTTTGACCTGATGTGGACTGTGGGGATCACGGACTTTGTGCTGAAGTATCTCACCATCTCTTTGAAATGCCTGGTCGTTGCCCTGCCTAAAATCATTCTGGCTGTCAAGTCAAAG GGAAAGTTTTATCTGGTTATTGAAGAGCTGAGCCAGCTGTTCCGCTCGCTTGTCCCCATCCAGTTGTGGTGCAAATACATCATGGGGGATGATCCGTCCAGCAGCTATTTCCTAGGAGGGATCCTGATCATACTGTATAGTCTCTGCAAG TCTTTTGACATCTGTGGCCGTGTGGGGAGTGTCCGGAAGGCACTGAAGATCCTTTGCACCCCTCAG ACCTATGGAGTCCGTGCAACCAGCCAGCAGTGCAGTGAGGCTGGAGACATCTGTGCTATTTGCCAAGTGGAGTTCAGGGAACCTTTGATCCTTATGTGCCAG CATGTGTTTTGTGAAGAGTGCCTCTGCCTGTGGTTTGACAGGGAGAAGACCTGTCCCCTTTGTCGCTCCATCGCGGTGGAGACTCTGCGCTGTTGGAAAGATGGTACCACCTCAGCTCACTTCCAGGTTTATTAA
- the RNFT2 gene encoding E3 ubiquitin-protein ligase RNFT2 isoform X1: MLSVLCFKVLRKMQRRHSSNTDSLPPERSRSQTVSSETSVEEGGVFEGLKSETPSPQQLFSGLAGIPSGTIPTTPFQSGLVLGSSAGGGDVFIQMPAPREEGSSRTEGAPFHHRQQPHHYHHGHHRGSSLLHMASGDRHGHAEDNPEDQPGTPAPALSELKAVICWLQKGLPFILILLAKVCFQHKLGIAVCIGMASTFAYANSTLREQVSLKEKRSVLIVFWILAFLLGNTLYLLYTFSSQQLYNSLIFLKPNLESLDFFDLMWTVGITDFVLKYLTISLKCLVVALPKIILAVKSKGKFYLVIEELSQLFRSLVPIQLWCKYIMGDDPSSSYFLGGILIILYSLCKSFDICGRVGSVRKALKILCTPQTYGVRATSQQCSEAGDICAICQVEFREPLILMCQHVFCEECLCLWFDREKTCPLCRSIAVETLRCWKDGTTSAHFQVY; this comes from the exons AAGCCGGAGTCAGACGGTCAGTTCTGAGACCAGCGTGGAGGAAGGTGGAGTTTTCGAAGGTTTGAAGTCCGAAACTCCCTCACCCCAGCAGCTCTTCTCGGGGCTGGCAGGCATCCCATCTGGTACCATCCCAACTACCCCATTCCAGTCAGGTTTGGTCCTGGGTTCCTCAGCAGGAGGCGGGGATGTGTTCATTCAGATGCCAGCCCCAAGGGAAGAAGGGTCCAGCCGAACAGAAGGAGCTCCATTCCACCACCGGCAGCAGCCCCATCACTATCACCATGGCCACCATCGGGGATCCTCTCTGCTGCACATGGCTAGTGGAGACCGACACGGACACGCAGAAGACAATCCTGAGGAccagcctgggactcctgcccctgccctctcGGAGCTGAAGGCTGTGATCTGCTGGCTCCAGAAGGGGCTTCCCTTCATCCTGATACTCCTGGCTAAAGTTTGTTTCCAGCATAAGCTTG GGATTGCTGTGTGCATTGGTATGGCCAGCACATTTGCATATGCTAACTCAACTCTCCGAGAACAGGTCTCTTTGAAG GAGAAGAGGTCGGTGCTGATTGTCTTCTGGATCCTGGCCTTCCTTCTGGGGAATACCTTATACTTGCTTTACACTTTCAGCTCCCAGCAGCTATACAACAG CCTGATATTTCTGAAACCCAACCTGGAGAGCCTGGATTTCTTTGACCTGATGTGGACTGTGGGGATCACGGACTTTGTGCTGAAGTATCTCACCATCTCTTTGAAATGCCTGGTCGTTGCCCTGCCTAAAATCATTCTGGCTGTCAAGTCAAAG GGAAAGTTTTATCTGGTTATTGAAGAGCTGAGCCAGCTGTTCCGCTCGCTTGTCCCCATCCAGTTGTGGTGCAAATACATCATGGGGGATGATCCGTCCAGCAGCTATTTCCTAGGAGGGATCCTGATCATACTGTATAGTCTCTGCAAG TCTTTTGACATCTGTGGCCGTGTGGGGAGTGTCCGGAAGGCACTGAAGATCCTTTGCACCCCTCAG ACCTATGGAGTCCGTGCAACCAGCCAGCAGTGCAGTGAGGCTGGAGACATCTGTGCTATTTGCCAAGTGGAGTTCAGGGAACCTTTGATCCTTATGTGCCAG CATGTGTTTTGTGAAGAGTGCCTCTGCCTGTGGTTTGACAGGGAGAAGACCTGTCCCCTTTGTCGCTCCATCGCGGTGGAGACTCTGCGCTGTTGGAAAGATGGTACCACCTCAGCTCACTTCCAGGTTTATTAA